In Planctomycetia bacterium, the genomic window ACCAAGGACTGTTGAACATCGTTCGCAATTCGAAAGGTTCGTCCCCCGAATCGCTGCTTGCCGGCGTACGCGGTGCATTGCGCGAGCGCACCTCGTCAGCGGGTTTCGCGGATGACATGACCCTGCTGCTCCTGCGCGCCAACGGGGCTAAGCCCCCACCACAGAGCCTCATCCATCGTATGAGAACGATGGCCCGGATGCTGGGACTGAGGCAGTAGCACAGAGTCTAGAGCGTGGCTGTGTCTCACCTCAGCGGCACGCGCTGTGCCGGGTTCAACTGCGGTTCGGTCTACGGTTCGTACTCACCGTTGTAAGTCACGCGCAAGCAGTTGTTAAAGAGGTTAAGGCAGTTGATGTTCCCGATGAGAAACGTGATCTCCACGATCTCAGCGTCGGAGAAGGCACGTTTCAGACGAGAGAAGAGCTCGTCACTCACCCGGTTTGAGTTGACCATGGCCGCCCTGGTGTACTCAAGCGCCAATCGCTGGCGCTCCGTCTGCCGTTGTGACTCATCGAGCAGCCGAAGCGGATCGTCGCCGATACCCAACGCGCGGGCGATCACAATGTGGACGCCTGTACAGAACTGGCACGCGTTGGCGCGCGATGACTCAAGAATGACGAGTTCCTTGAGGTCGCGCTCGACAAGGCCGCCGGGGTAAAGCCCGTAGCTCAGTTCCCTGAAGCCAGCGAGCAGCGCCGGCCTGAGGGACATGGCCTGCAACATCTCGCCCGGTCGCCTTCCGGCACGCATCGCCGCGACGCTTTCGGCAAAGCACGGATCGTCCTTGACCGTCTCGAATGCTGCCTGAATCTGCTCTTCTGTCACGCTTACACGCATCGAACACTCCTTGAGAAGATTGGGATAACTACTCGAGTGCCGGGCGAATCGGATCGGCGTGTTGTCGAGCGTCCTTTCCGAACCAGCGCATCTCTACGCACGCGCGAAGGATCGCACGCGCGCGGTGAAGAATCACCCACAAGTTGGCAGGACTCAGCTCCAAGTCCTCGCAAATCGATTCGCAGCTCTCATGGTCCATCACGCGGCGCGCAAAAATCTCGCGTCCGCGCGGCGAGACGCCGGACAGACACCCTCGGAACACTTCCCA contains:
- a CDS encoding carboxymuconolactone decarboxylase family protein; its protein translation is MRVSVTEEQIQAAFETVKDDPCFAESVAAMRAGRRPGEMLQAMSLRPALLAGFRELSYGLYPGGLVERDLKELVILESSRANACQFCTGVHIVIARALGIGDDPLRLLDESQRQTERQRLALEYTRAAMVNSNRVSDELFSRLKRAFSDAEIVEITFLIGNINCLNLFNNCLRVTYNGEYEP